One region of Streptomyces rishiriensis genomic DNA includes:
- a CDS encoding carbohydrate ABC transporter permease: protein MTATTTAPVAAPPVRTPHGPNARLRAWATRAPLLPALVFMIVVTQLPFVATVVISFFDWNALYPGARRFTGLDNYHQVLTDADLRHSVWTTVLLTATVVLASLVLGLGLALLLDRRFRGRGVVRTLLIAPFLVVPVAAALLWKHVLYNPEYGLLNGLLHYVGGPQPDWISDTPLLAVEASLVWQWTPFMMLILLAGLQSRDQQQIEAARVDGAGDWQIFRHLTLPHLRRYLELGALLGSIYIVQNFDAVFTITSGGLGTANLPYTVYQSFYQAHENGLASAAGVLVVIGSIVIATFALRVVSSLFREEVSRA, encoded by the coding sequence ATGACCGCGACGACGACGGCCCCCGTGGCCGCACCTCCCGTACGCACCCCGCACGGGCCGAACGCCCGGCTGCGCGCCTGGGCGACCCGGGCCCCGCTGCTCCCCGCCCTGGTCTTCATGATCGTGGTCACCCAACTCCCGTTCGTGGCCACGGTGGTGATCTCCTTCTTCGACTGGAACGCGCTGTACCCCGGGGCCCGCCGCTTCACCGGGCTCGACAACTACCACCAGGTCCTGACCGACGCCGACCTGCGCCACTCGGTGTGGACGACCGTCCTGCTGACGGCGACCGTGGTGCTGGCCAGCCTGGTGCTGGGACTGGGCCTGGCCCTGCTCCTGGACCGCCGGTTCCGGGGCCGGGGCGTGGTCCGCACGCTGCTGATCGCACCCTTCCTTGTGGTGCCGGTGGCGGCGGCCCTGCTCTGGAAGCACGTCCTCTACAACCCCGAATACGGCCTGCTCAACGGTTTGTTGCACTACGTGGGCGGCCCTCAGCCGGACTGGATCTCCGACACTCCGCTGCTCGCCGTGGAGGCCTCCCTGGTCTGGCAGTGGACGCCGTTCATGATGCTGATCCTGCTGGCCGGCCTGCAGAGCCGGGACCAGCAGCAGATCGAGGCGGCACGGGTGGACGGCGCGGGCGACTGGCAGATCTTCCGCCATCTGACCCTCCCCCACCTGCGCCGCTACCTGGAACTGGGCGCCCTGCTCGGCTCGATCTACATCGTGCAGAACTTCGACGCGGTCTTCACCATCACCTCGGGAGGCCTCGGCACGGCGAACCTCCCCTACACCGTCTACCAGAGCTTCTACCAGGCCCATGAGAACGGCCTCGCCTCGGCCGCCGGCGTCCTGGTCGTCATCGGCTCGATCGTCATCGCGACCTTCGCCCTGCGGGTCGTCTCGTCCCTGTTCCGCGAGGAGGTGTCCCGCGCATGA
- a CDS encoding DeoR/GlpR family DNA-binding transcription regulator, giving the protein MTPRTAEERQREIVRAARATGAVDVTTLATELGVARETVRRDLRALENHGLVRRTHGGAYPVESAGFETTLAFRATSHVPEKRRIAAAAAGLLGDAETVFVDEGFTPQLIAEALPRDRPLTVVTASLPVAGALAETENMSVLLLGGRVRSGTLATVDHWTTRMLAGFVVDLAYIGANGISREHGLTTPDPAVGEVKAQAVRAARRVVFTGVHSKFGAVGFCRFAEVGALEAIVTSTLLPTAEAHRYSLLGPQVIRV; this is encoded by the coding sequence ATGACCCCCAGGACGGCGGAGGAGCGCCAGCGCGAGATCGTGCGGGCCGCGCGCGCCACCGGCGCGGTCGACGTGACCACGCTCGCCACCGAACTGGGCGTGGCCAGGGAGACCGTACGGCGGGATCTGCGCGCGCTGGAAAACCACGGCCTGGTGCGCCGTACGCACGGCGGCGCCTATCCCGTGGAGAGCGCCGGCTTCGAGACGACGCTGGCCTTCCGCGCCACCAGCCATGTGCCCGAGAAGCGCCGGATCGCCGCCGCGGCGGCCGGGCTGCTCGGGGACGCCGAGACGGTCTTCGTCGACGAGGGCTTCACCCCGCAGCTCATCGCCGAGGCGCTGCCCAGGGACCGCCCGCTGACCGTGGTCACCGCCTCCCTCCCGGTCGCGGGCGCGCTCGCCGAGACCGAGAACATGTCCGTGCTGCTGCTCGGCGGCCGGGTCCGCTCCGGCACCCTGGCCACCGTCGACCACTGGACGACGAGGATGCTGGCCGGCTTCGTCGTCGACCTCGCCTACATCGGCGCCAACGGCATCTCCCGCGAACACGGCCTGACCACCCCGGACCCGGCGGTCGGCGAGGTCAAGGCGCAGGCCGTGCGGGCGGCCCGGCGGGTGGTCTTCACGGGCGTGCACTCCAAGTTCGGGGCGGTCGGCTTCTGCCGGTTCGCCGAGGTGGGCGCGCTGGAGGCGATCGTGACGAGCACGCTGCTGCCGACGGCCGAGGCCCACCGCTACTCACTGCTGGGCCCTCAGGTCATCCGGGTCTGA
- a CDS encoding ABC transporter substrate-binding protein, producing MRTQSRRRPRATLAAVAAGTLLAPLLSGCWAGAGGAGSGGDSLNVLMVNNPQMAELQKLTADHFTKETGIKVSFTLLPENDVRDKISQDFANQAGQYDVATLSNYEIPIYARNGWLHAMDSYVAADPAYDEQDVLAPMRESLTGDDGKLYGQPFYGESSFLMYRKDVFAAKGLTMPARPTWQQVADLAAETDGAEPGMKGICLRGLPGWGEVMAPLTTVVNTFGGTWFDQDWKAQLDAPAFEKATKFYVDLVRDHGESGAAQSGFAECLNNMTQGKVAMWYDATSAAGSLEAAKSPVKGKMGYAPAPVEETESSGWLYTWAWGIQKASRNADKAWKFVSWASGKQYEQLVGEEIGWSNVPAGKRASTYENAAYREQASAFQDMTKQAIEAAKPNDPGTQPRPAPGIQFVGIPEFTDLGTKVSQEISAAIAGRQSVESALKKSQQLAERISEEYEGR from the coding sequence ATGCGCACCCAGAGCCGACGGAGGCCGCGAGCCACGCTCGCCGCGGTCGCCGCAGGGACGCTGCTCGCCCCGTTGCTCTCCGGCTGCTGGGCCGGAGCCGGCGGGGCGGGTTCCGGCGGTGACTCCCTCAACGTCCTCATGGTCAACAACCCCCAGATGGCCGAGCTGCAGAAGCTCACCGCCGACCACTTCACCAAGGAGACCGGCATCAAGGTGAGTTTCACCCTGCTGCCGGAGAACGACGTCCGCGACAAGATCAGCCAGGACTTCGCCAACCAGGCGGGCCAGTACGACGTGGCGACCCTGTCGAACTACGAGATACCGATCTACGCCCGCAACGGCTGGCTGCACGCGATGGACTCGTACGTGGCGGCGGACCCCGCCTATGACGAGCAGGACGTCCTGGCACCGATGCGCGAGTCCCTCACCGGGGACGACGGAAAACTCTACGGCCAGCCCTTCTACGGCGAGTCCTCCTTCCTGATGTACCGCAAGGACGTGTTCGCGGCGAAGGGGCTGACGATGCCCGCCCGCCCCACCTGGCAGCAGGTGGCCGACCTCGCGGCCGAGACGGACGGCGCCGAGCCCGGCATGAAGGGCATCTGCCTGCGCGGACTGCCCGGCTGGGGCGAGGTGATGGCGCCCCTGACGACCGTCGTGAACACCTTCGGCGGCACCTGGTTCGACCAGGACTGGAAGGCACAGCTCGATGCGCCCGCCTTCGAGAAGGCGACGAAGTTCTACGTCGACCTCGTCCGCGACCACGGCGAGTCCGGAGCCGCCCAGTCCGGCTTCGCCGAGTGCCTCAACAACATGACCCAGGGCAAGGTCGCCATGTGGTACGACGCCACCTCCGCGGCCGGGTCCCTGGAGGCGGCGAAGTCCCCGGTCAAGGGCAAGATGGGCTACGCGCCCGCGCCTGTCGAGGAGACGGAGTCCTCCGGCTGGCTCTACACCTGGGCCTGGGGCATCCAGAAGGCCTCCCGCAACGCCGACAAGGCCTGGAAGTTCGTCTCCTGGGCGTCGGGCAAGCAGTACGAGCAGCTGGTCGGCGAGGAGATCGGCTGGTCGAACGTGCCGGCCGGCAAGCGCGCGTCGACCTACGAGAACGCGGCCTACCGCGAACAGGCCTCCGCCTTCCAGGACATGACGAAGCAGGCCATCGAAGCGGCCAAGCCCAACGACCCGGGTACGCAGCCGCGGCCCGCGCCCGGCATCCAGTTCGTCGGCATCCCCGAGTTCACCGACCTCGGCACCAAGGTCTCCCAGGAGATCAGCGCGGCCATCGCCGGACGCCAGTCCGTCGAGTCGGCCCTGAAGAAGTCCCAGCAGCTCGCCGAGCGGATCTCCGAGGAGTACGAGGGACGATGA